aaaacaattgtttcctcaatcaaaataaatcaaaatctcTAACAAGATTTCCTCTTTGGAACTCCAAACTAGATTAGGGTTCTGTTATGTTTTGTCAGAGATATGGTTTAGGTTGGATCAAAATAAATCCAAATCTCTAACAAAGAACAGTCTGGCCCAAGTGCTCCAAAATAATTAAAGCCTTAGCCTTAGCCTTGTTCAAACCAAACGTACTATTAACAATGCTAGCTCATCTTATGCCAAGTAATGGCCTAATGTGCAATCTGGGAGTGGGAACCAAAATAAGCTTACCCAACTCCAACTCTTTGGCCTAATGGGCAATCAGATTCAGAATCAATCCCACCATTGAATTAGGAGTTCACAAATTAGAATCTGTATGGATCCCTCTCTTATTTACTAAAGCtatattgaaaatgaatgaaaaactCAAATACATTATGTGGGTAACTAATCAATGTGGTAGATCCTGAAAGAGACTGTCACAAATTACCATTCTATTTTCTCAAATCTTATTATGATAATATATATTAGCATGGGATGAGATAGATAGCCAGATCCTGTACAAGAACTTAGAAATGTGTTTATTGAGAGTAAACCATATTATGATGCTATTCTTGTGGATATCAAATCAAAGGTATGATCAAGAGAAACAATGTGCCTCAAGTTCTAAAACACCCTTTGTCTTCTTCAACTTATAAGGCTTATATTTGCTACTCTGTTATATGTTGAGGATTTATGCTTGGAAGTAAGTTAAACTCCTTtgtcaacaaaataaaaatgtaatttggtATATCATACCAATTTGTGtactattttctttaaaatcttGTTTTTTGGTGAATTGTTTAGTTCATTTTTGCTAATTCATGATTATTTTGTTATCGAATGGCATACAAGCAACAATTATTTAGGCCTATATGGTTTGTGCTTTGTCCTACTAGTGAAAGTATTTGTAAAGCTGGAGGGTGTCAAAATTAATATACTCTAAATTGGCACTGAGGCATGGGCTAAGAGCTGAGATCATTATGTGCCTCTTTTAGTATCTAGCATTAGTACTAcagtataaaaataattagagcTATATCAGGTTGGGTTTTGTTAGATTTGGTTTAGGTCTAACCCAGATAGTTTGTAATCATCTGATAAAATTTAATGATCattttttactcattttaatttcaaagaatattgattctcaaaaaaaaaaaaaatcaaagaatattGATAAACTTGTATATACATTagaaatatagaaaatattGATAGATTTATCAATGAGGTAGAGGAATTGAATTCAAAACACATTGTGGGTGCGAATCATTTGAACTATTATTTGCATGTGCAtgagagcatccacatcagttgGTGGATACTCTTCTATAATACTGAAAGTttaataagtgtataaaacaccttgaacgtttaaacccccaatttgcaaattatcaattcaagcttataatcaaacaattaatgtgcataatatgaacataagcatataacagaattgataaacaatcttagaccaaataaaatcacattcacaccagaattaaatggcaaagattaagggaaaagaaatgcaaacacaaggacaacacacgatgtgttatcgaagagaaaaccgaaactctcggcgtaaaacctctctaccGCCCTCCAATcagtaaataatccactaaagaatgtagttgggatacatgaacagtagaagaccctccaatcctaatctacccaatgtacctaagccctccaagctcctactccgaggttacgccgaacctatttctttttagcttaccggattccgctataaacCATAACATCaactaatatgaaattggtcccttcctaactgcttcccaaacaccaaatgacATTCTTACAGatgtgggtatggtgagaaaaggttttggtaatgtacctcttaaggatgtaacaatggagagggtgagagtagaggaatttgaagagtctctatgtgaagattggggatgagtcaatcttgtttttctctagggtttctctctcaatattctctctggaagctctctacatttgtgggtataaggggtatttatacttgtgtgtgtttggaatgtgaagagtcagtttttccaaaacagagCTGGCTGGCAGCTTGGcctcgcaacttgactgagCCGCGAGTTCCAACCGCGAGGTAACTGAACGGCCAGTCTATACTTTTTGTCCAATAGTGCTCCAGTTGGTATAACActtcaacttctagcatgcttggcacgtgtgcaacttctggcggcttgcaagccgcgagccaaccacgagatccagtcgcgagtccttacttctttgcacaatcttgagcatttcttcacactctctcacacactacccttacatgattcccacctaaatacaatgttactaattgctaaaatacaagcaaatttgacacgaaataaagccaacaagatgattgataaaattcaaccttacaaatacaaaaactccttcattttacacattttagccaaaaaaaacccacatcaaTAGATGTAAAGTTGTGTATAAATATACAAATGCTACAGTATACACGGTCACTGTAACTCATGTATTgactattttaataatttcttctctctcctacGTCTAACTCTCAtctcaactctctctttctcatttcatATCATAGCTCTCGCATTTGTTCTCTTCTGCGAAATTGCTTTAGGCATATTTGGTTTGTCTTTGAAAATTCCTGGCTTATAACTTATAACTCTGTGTTTTCACTGTAACAGAGAGTCTCAATCATTCATCGGAGTGAATTACGGCCAAGTCACCGACAATCTTCCACCACTGGCAACAACCGCGAGTCTCCTCAAATCGACGGCGATCGGAAAGGTTCGACTCTACGGGGCCAATGGTGCGATCATTAAGGCACTCGCGAACACCAGAATCGAAATCGTTATCGGAGCCGCCAATGGCGACATTCCGACACTGGCTTTCGATCCGAACGCGGCGACTCAGTGGGTGAACTTGAACGTGTTGCCTTACTACCTGGCCAGGAACATCATGCTCATCACTGTGGGAAACGAGGTCGTGACCTCGATGGACCAAGGGCTGATCTCGCAGCTACTTTCAGCTATGCGAAATGTCCAGAATGCCCTCAACTCGGTGGCTGGTTTGGATTTGTGTTGGGTCTCAGGGTCTGTGAGAGGGTTGCAGAGAGAGGAgggaagaaaataataaaaaatgtaaaaagtatgaatattttattgaataaatgtgcaGAATAAATAAACTAAGGCGGATGTATTGTAAAAgtggatgtgtaaaatagaaaaaagtaggtttttttttcaaaaatagatagaaaatttGCACGAACTAATGTGGCTGCTCCCTCCAGTAGAACAATTTTGGTTACCGacatatatttgtattttttaacctATCCAAATCAATGAGGTAACgctttatgtttgtttttaatgACTAACTCTCACCATCTATATCCTTATTTTTATGGTTATacgatttcatttttttagcaGTTTTGACTTGATAGTTACTTTAATTATTCAAGTAAAATGACttttactaattaagttaattGGAATTCACGTAATAATCCAAATTTAAGATGTATAAAtgaaactataattttttttctctcttttggtCCATTAAAGgtcgatttttttttattaaataattcaaTAGCTAAGGCGTGGGAGGGAGGATTAATTTGAACCTTAAATGTCTTcattaaaaacactaaaaagtgCCACTAGTTAAATCATCAATTTATTGACATGCTTCACAacgtctttaaaaaaaaaaaacatattttgagcTCGTAACATTAATTCAAgccaagaaagaataaatattgaaaattaaacCAAATATATCTCAAGCTATCAAGGAAGAGTCTATAAAAacttgataatttattttatatattgcaTGATGATCTACATCTTAAACATAGAGTGAAGAGCGTCATGACTAATATTGAACTCAGCTAAAAAACCAACTCTAGTACTGGATAACATTATTTTCTACTCTTATGTAATCTAAATATAGGATATACTATGTAATTGAACAAGAACCATGATGGACATGACTCAAAAGCGTTGAACACAGTATCACATGTCGTGCCTCATAATATAGTACTGTGACAAAAGGTTCTTATATTGGTCCAATATGGCCGTTTCAGCCCTTAAATTTGTCTTCTCCAAGTCATGAATTTTCTCGATATCGTTCTCCAAAGAAGATTTTTGATTCATCAAGCCTTTCGTATACAGATCTTTTTTATTGTGTGCTTTCTTTACAgcttttttattcttcctttttctcttttcaatttttgcaGATGTTGCAGTCACGTTCGCCATAACAATGGTAACTGAAATTACAACATAAATCTTATAGAACAAACAGTGTACcatatagaaagaaaagaaagaatcaaattaaacatatgtaaaataaaattaataattcaaattaatattaaaaacataaagtaAATAGAACAAACAAATCAGCTAGAACTATAACTATAACTTACCTTGAAAACCCAATGAATATTAAAAGTAGTGAAAAACTTGTAGaactactttctttttttctttttcttttttgagaaagaaaaacttGTAGAACTTGATAATAAGCTTTCGATTGTATTGGTATTTATAAAGGACTCGTTAGGTCGGTGTGAGAATATATATAGCCACACCCTGACCCAGTGCAGTGCTGTTTTCCTAATCCATTTATGTAACGGAAAGGAATGATGTGATTATTGACAGCGTGTTTGGCCATGTTGGGTCTTAACTCTTATGTCATTAAGATAAAAATtactgtacttttttttttttttttgaaggaattaCTGTACTATTTATCTgtcctaaaatttaaattaaattaattagattttgGGTAAGGAATTTGTACTCGGATTAGTTGTAAAAATTATCTTGAAATTAAGAGTATAGGCggtatttgtcaaaaaaaaaaaaaaaaaagagtataggCAGTAGGTAAGGTAAGTAGGTTttctataatataaatataaatagccGTGTGAGTATATATTCTTCATTAAATTGGGGTTCAAATTAATATTCAAAAgcgcaaaaaataaatgaatcaaaAATCATTGTCTCTCTCAATGAACAACACGTCCATCTCGGCTCCTCCATTCTCGGCTGCGGAGCAGGAAATTACAGAGGTTGGCGGTGGCAATTTCAACTTGGCTCCTCCACTGATGATCGCCATGGAAGAACAAGAAGATTATGATGATGGTGTTTATTACTACGAATCTGAGTTTGTTGATGATGAATACGATGGTGGGGTTGACGTTTTTCATATCGAatatggtgatgatgatgatgaaggtgCTGTTTATTACATGGAATCATTCCATGATTATGATGGTGGAAGATTAATAGTAGGATTGAAAGTGGTGAATATTGAAGAAGGGCCATTGGTGCTTTTGGGTGGTGAGCAGTGTGCAGTGTGTTTGGAAGAGTTTGGTGTTGGGTGGCAACCTAAGTTGCCATGCTCACATATCTTTCATCAAAACTGCATTATCCAATGGCTACGTATGAGTAATTTCTGTCCATTGTGTCGCAACAAGATGgcttagtgtttttttttttttttttttttttttttttgtgagattttttttaatgcaaactTCTACCACACTTCATACAGAACTGATCTGAAcctttgtgtgtgtttgtttatggAATTAtgctaatattattattaagaactttttttgaaatcattccaaaacagattttttttatgatgtaGTACCAACTTATGTACTCTTTATA
The sequence above is drawn from the Quercus lobata isolate SW786 chromosome 12, ValleyOak3.0 Primary Assembly, whole genome shotgun sequence genome and encodes:
- the LOC115970688 gene encoding putative RING-H2 finger protein ATL37; amino-acid sequence: MNQKSLSLSMNNTSISAPPFSAAEQEITEVGGGNFNLAPPLMIAMEEQEDYDDGVYYYESEFVDDEYDGGVDVFHIEYGDDDDEGAVYYMESFHDYDGGRLIVGLKVVNIEEGPLVLLGGEQCAVCLEEFGVGWQPKLPCSHIFHQNCIIQWLRMSNFCPLCRNKMA